Part of the Mycoplasma mycoides subsp. mycoides SC str. PG1 genome is shown below.
GTTGAAAAAATAGTTCCATAAGAACGCGCATGAACACCAACCATAAAAGCAAAATTAGAATAAATTACTTGTTCATGATCAGTTAGTGAGTGTTCAATTTGAGCAACATCTCCAACAGTTGCTTGAACTGTATCTAATAAAGTTAAACCAGTAAAAGTTCTAGTTACTAATTGTTGTCATTCACTAGATAAACTTCTTCATGATGATAGATCATTTGATACTGGAATTTTTTCTGGTAATCAAAAGTTTTGAGTAATTCTATTTCAAACTTCTAGATCTTTTTCATCATTAATAACATTTCAGTTAACTGATCTTAAATTTCCTTTGAAATTATTTTTAACAAATTCAATTGGTGATACTGATTCATGATAATATTTTTGTTCTTTTGCCATAGTAATTTATCCTTTCTTCTTTTGTCATGTAAACTCATTATATTATAAATTTGATAAAGTTAAGATTTAACCACTTAAAAAGAATTTCATGACTTGTAATAGTATTTTAATAGTAAAAAATTAGTTCCATTTAACTAGATTTTTATTTTTTTTGTGATATTTAAAAATAGGAAAAATCAATTTCTAGAAAGTAATAGTACATTAAAAAAAGTATATAATTTTATACAACGTATTAAGAGTAAATGTTTAAATTTCACTTATTTTAAGATATTTATTATATAGTAACATTTTGGAGGTTTTTATGATAAATCTATTAGCTTCAACAACTAAATTAGCTCAACAACTAATCTTAGGTTTTGAAATCTTTATTTTCATTATTGCATTTATAATGATTGCTATAGGTTTATTACAAAATAAACAATCTCAAACTGGACTAAGTGCTTTAAATGGTGGAAACGAAGAATTGTTTTCTAATTCAAAAGAACGTGGGTTAGATAAAACTCTTTCTATTTGAATGTTGGTTTTAGGAATTATATTTTTTATAATAGCATTAACAATAAGCATCATTACAAACACTATGTTATAAAATAGTGTTTATTTTTTTATTTAAAAAGGAGTAGTATGGAATCTAAAATTATTGAAGTTTTAAAAACTAACAAACATAAAGTTAGTTTAAATAAACTATTAACTTATTTTAATGCTTTAGATTATTCATTAATTAAAAACTACTTAGACCAATTAGAAAAAAATAATAAAATTACTATTTCATTAGAAAATAATATTTACTTATTAGATCAAATTTACAAAAAGGGAACTATTAAATTAAATCCAAAAGGTTTTGGATTTATAAATGATATTAATAAAATTGATGGTGAAGATCATTTTATAGCTAGAGTTGATTTAAATAATAGTATTCATCAAGATGAAGTAGTTTATATTTTAAAACAAGAAGAAGATAATAGATTAAAAGCTATAGTTATTGAACTAATTAAAAGAAATAAAATTTATTTAATTGGTGAAATAAATAGAAGTTTTG
Proteins encoded:
- the secG gene encoding preprotein translocase subunit SecG; this encodes MINLLASTTKLAQQLILGFEIFIFIIAFIMIAIGLLQNKQSQTGLSALNGGNEELFSNSKERGLDKTLSIWMLVLGIIFFIIALTISIITNTML